A genome region from Solanum pennellii chromosome 12, SPENNV200 includes the following:
- the LOC107006371 gene encoding octapeptide-repeat protein T2-like, translating into MERRREREGTGREKMAKEGGKTGKGERRRQGGGTTGEGEEEGDGGCRKREREEGGRERVRRRGIGGERERREGERRRGEEMKEERAAGEGQLLSPERMEKREWVAGDCEERGGRREGMGRERKKSS; encoded by the coding sequence atggAAAGAAGAAGGGAAAGAGAAGGGACGGGAAGGGAGAAGATGGCCAAAGAAGGGGGAAAAACGGGAAAGGGAGAAAGACGGAGACAGGGAGGAGGAACGACgggagagggagaagaagagGGGGATGGCGGCTGTCGGAAAAGGGAGAGAGAAGAGGGAGGCAGAGAGAGGGTGAGGAGaagagggataggaggagagaggGAGCGAAGAGagggagaaagaagaagaggagaagaAATGAAGGAGGAAAGAGCGGCGGGAGAGGGGCAGCTGCTCTCGCCGGAGCGAATGGAGAAGAGAGAGTGGGTGGCTGGCGACTGCGAGGAGAGGGGAGGGAGAAGAGAGGGTATGGgaagagaaaggaaaaaatcttCTTAG